The genomic stretch TACAGTCAAAATTACCTACGCAGTTAAAACCACGCTTGGTGGTGAAATCCTTGGCCAATATGCAGTTGCTTAAACTGGCTAGTGAAAAACTGAATACTCAGCGTTTTATGCTGTTTCATCTTCCGCATCTCGCAGAGATTATCCAAGCCTTTGAACAAGCCGATATTTTGCTGGGTAAGTCTATGCCGATCCGGGCAGTAGAACTGTTTTATCAAAGCAATGGTCAACACGATATTTATATTCAATGGCTGATTGATGATCTGGGGCGATTACAACAATATCTGCAGCTCGCTCAACAACTCGACATCAGTTTGAATGTAAATATTGAAATTGATGTCGGTTTGCATCGTGGTGGAGTACAAAATTCGCAGCAATTTGTGGCATTGCTTAAGCTGATTCAACAACATTCAAAGCATTTAAAACTATCAGGTTTGATGGGCTATGACGCGCATGTCGCAAAGTTACCAAAAATCATAACAAGTCCTGAAAAAAGTTATCAACAATCGCAACACACTTATCAACACTACAAAGCCATTCTTCAGCAGCAATTCCCGGATTTATGGCATGAGGGTCTGTGCTTTAACGGAGGTGGAAGTCCGACCTTTATGCAGCATTGCCAGCAGAGCGAATGCAATGATCTGGCTTTTGGTTCCATGTTGGTCAAGCCGAGTGATTTTGATTTGGATCATTTATCGGAACTCAAATGTGCACTCTGGATTGCCACTCCAGTATTGAAAGTTTTGCCCTATAGCCAATTGCCCGGTTTGGAGCTACTGAATCATCTTCCACATAAATATAAAGCTTTGTTTGTGTATGGTGGTTATTGGCGAGCAGATTATATTTATTCTGAAAAAAGCCGGCCGCATGTGTTGTATGGCCGCAGCAGCAATCAGGAAATGCTTCAGGTGCCTAAACCGTGTGACATTGCAGTGGATGATTATGTGTTTTTAAGGCCGACTCAGAGTGAAGCGATTATTCCGCAATTCGCTCAGCTTTATGCTTACATACAGAGCAAATTCGAAATATGGGATAGCTTTAGAGAATAAAAACAAAGCCGAAAATTTCCTGATCTGAGTAAAGGCAAAGTATTGGCAAATAAATTCAAAATGAGCCAAATCGCGAATTTTCTAGGTGAAAAGGTTTAATCCCGTGGCTAAGACGTGTAAAATTCAAGTCGATTTTTATTTATCCACCGTTTTTATCTTTTGAGGTTCTCCTCGATCATAATCTCGCGGTGATATGCCCCATGGTACGGGGCATCACTCCTTAAGGATTTTCTTA from Acinetobacter lwoffii encodes the following:
- a CDS encoding alanine racemase, whose amino-acid sequence is MQPNYFQQLTQDLKQQGTGTPQLILDVKTYQYNLDYVQSKLPTQLKPRLVVKSLANMQLLKLASEKLNTQRFMLFHLPHLAEIIQAFEQADILLGKSMPIRAVELFYQSNGQHDIYIQWLIDDLGRLQQYLQLAQQLDISLNVNIEIDVGLHRGGVQNSQQFVALLKLIQQHSKHLKLSGLMGYDAHVAKLPKIITSPEKSYQQSQHTYQHYKAILQQQFPDLWHEGLCFNGGGSPTFMQHCQQSECNDLAFGSMLVKPSDFDLDHLSELKCALWIATPVLKVLPYSQLPGLELLNHLPHKYKALFVYGGYWRADYIYSEKSRPHVLYGRSSNQEMLQVPKPCDIAVDDYVFLRPTQSEAIIPQFAQLYAYIQSKFEIWDSFRE